One segment of Rhodopirellula baltica SH 1 DNA contains the following:
- the lpdA gene encoding dihydrolipoyl dehydrogenase, with translation MHAPVVVLGGGPGGYAAAFLAADEGMEVTIVEAEPRLGGTCLIRGCIPSKALLHVAKVISEVEELKSEWGIEYSGEPKIDVDVVRARKDKVIDNLTGGLGGLAKRRNVTVIQARGSFVSSNELKLEGDHESIPEGGKLTFDKCIVATGSIPAMPPAFDIGSDRVMDSTGALALKDIPETLLVVGGGYIGLEMGTVYAHLGSKVSVVELGEGLLPGADRDLVKPLAKKIDKMCDGRVFLNTKVGSLAEDGDKVVVSFEGPSKFGTESYDRVLISIGRRPVTRGLGLENTKVEVNERGFIVCDEQQRTADPNILAIGDVAGDPMLAHKATHEGRVAAEVLAGKNVAFDKAAIPAVVFTDPEIAWAGLTEGEAKAAGRKVDVEVYPWAASGRAQAIGVTNGLTKWLVDPETHRVLGCGIVGTGAGELIAEAVLAIEMGCEVTDITESVHPHPTLSETLMNAGEVHFGTATEIYKPKRK, from the coding sequence ATGCACGCTCCGGTTGTCGTTCTCGGTGGTGGCCCCGGTGGATACGCGGCGGCTTTCTTGGCAGCTGACGAAGGAATGGAAGTCACAATCGTCGAAGCAGAACCTCGCCTCGGCGGGACCTGCCTGATCCGTGGCTGCATCCCCAGCAAGGCTCTTCTTCACGTCGCCAAGGTCATCAGCGAAGTCGAAGAACTGAAATCAGAGTGGGGCATCGAGTACTCGGGCGAACCCAAGATCGACGTCGACGTCGTCCGGGCTCGCAAAGACAAAGTCATCGACAACCTGACCGGCGGACTCGGCGGACTGGCCAAACGTCGCAACGTCACCGTCATCCAAGCTCGCGGTTCCTTCGTCAGCTCCAACGAACTGAAGCTCGAAGGCGACCATGAGTCGATCCCAGAAGGCGGCAAGCTAACTTTCGACAAATGCATCGTCGCAACAGGCAGCATCCCCGCGATGCCGCCCGCCTTTGACATCGGCAGCGACCGAGTCATGGACAGCACCGGTGCACTGGCACTCAAAGACATCCCGGAAACCTTGCTCGTCGTCGGTGGCGGCTACATCGGTTTGGAAATGGGAACCGTCTACGCTCACTTGGGTTCCAAGGTCAGCGTGGTTGAACTTGGCGAAGGCTTGCTGCCGGGGGCCGATCGCGACCTCGTCAAACCATTGGCCAAGAAGATCGACAAGATGTGCGACGGCCGAGTGTTCCTGAACACCAAAGTCGGCTCGCTAGCCGAAGACGGTGACAAGGTTGTGGTCAGCTTTGAAGGCCCCAGCAAGTTTGGCACCGAATCCTATGACCGAGTCCTGATCAGCATCGGCCGCCGTCCCGTCACCCGTGGACTGGGTCTGGAAAACACCAAGGTCGAAGTCAACGAACGAGGCTTCATCGTTTGCGACGAACAACAACGCACGGCCGACCCAAACATTTTGGCCATCGGTGACGTCGCCGGCGACCCAATGCTGGCTCACAAAGCCACCCACGAAGGCCGCGTCGCCGCGGAAGTCTTGGCCGGCAAAAATGTTGCCTTCGACAAAGCAGCCATCCCAGCCGTCGTGTTCACCGATCCCGAAATCGCCTGGGCCGGCCTGACCGAAGGCGAAGCCAAAGCAGCCGGCCGAAAGGTCGACGTCGAAGTCTACCCTTGGGCGGCCAGCGGTCGTGCTCAAGCCATCGGCGTGACGAACGGACTGACCAAATGGCTGGTCGATCCAGAAACCCACCGCGTGCTCGGTTGCGGCATTGTTGGAACCGGTGCTGGTGAATTGATCGCCGAAGCGGTCCTGGCAATCGAAATGGGCTGCGAAGTGACCGACATCACCGAGTCCGTTCACCCCCACCCAACGCTCAGCGAAACGTTGATGAACGCCGGCGAAGTCCACTTCGGAACCGCGACCGAGATCTACAAGCCGAAACGGAAGTAG